One window from the genome of Paraconexibacter algicola encodes:
- a CDS encoding chemotaxis protein CheD: MATGTEHLARMGEQVVSADAGDVLACVGLGSCIGLALIDRRATVAGLAHIMLPAAPASGTPNGKHADHAVPALLEAVLELGAARHRIDAVLVGGASMFSFGTDGGQQVGARNAEAVHAELAKLRLHPRAEATGGTRGRTMRVRVADGRVVYKEAGGTEVELFSTPVGLRVAA, from the coding sequence GTGGCCACCGGCACGGAGCACCTCGCCCGGATGGGAGAGCAGGTCGTGTCCGCGGACGCCGGCGACGTGCTGGCCTGCGTCGGCCTGGGCTCCTGCATCGGCCTCGCGCTGATCGACCGCCGCGCCACCGTCGCCGGGCTCGCGCACATCATGCTGCCCGCCGCCCCGGCCTCCGGCACCCCCAACGGCAAGCACGCCGACCACGCGGTCCCCGCGCTCCTGGAGGCCGTCCTTGAGCTCGGCGCCGCCCGCCACCGCATCGACGCGGTGCTCGTCGGCGGCGCGTCGATGTTCAGCTTCGGCACCGACGGCGGCCAGCAGGTCGGGGCGCGCAACGCCGAGGCCGTGCACGCCGAGCTGGCGAAGCTGCGCCTGCACCCGCGGGCCGAGGCGACCGGCGGCACCCGCGGGCGCACGATGCGCGTGCGGGTCGCGGACGGCCGCGTCGTCTACAAGGAGGCGGGCGGCACCGAGGTCGAGCTGTTCTCCACCCCCGTCGGGCTCCGGGTGGCGGCATGA
- the cheB gene encoding chemotaxis-specific protein-glutamate methyltransferase CheB, whose amino-acid sequence MSATLTKERVLVADDSGLMRRILTQSLTESGFEVVGQARDGDEALALWRTHQPDAMTLDLAMPGMDGIGVLRELRRDGRSVPVVVVSAFSPAHGARAVDALAEGAFDLVAKPAVGAGLDGFAGELAEKVHAAAGLRRRGRTPRRPGGAPAAPARDGAPATAPVAPPAPRAATRARTGTERVVLIASSTGGPRALAELIPALPAELGLGSVIVQHMPPGFTASLAARLDRTATLTVAEARTGDVLEPGRLLMCPGGSHLRIGLDRRLVLSDAPPVGALRPRADLTIDDAVAAWGSRLLLVVLTGMGRDGEEGAAKVKAAGGRVIVEDESTCTVYGMPRAVVEAGLADRVVPLHQLADVIAEEALR is encoded by the coding sequence GTGTCCGCCACCCTCACCAAGGAGCGCGTCCTCGTCGCCGACGACTCGGGCCTGATGCGCCGCATCCTCACGCAGTCGCTCACCGAGAGCGGCTTCGAGGTGGTCGGCCAGGCCCGCGACGGGGACGAGGCGCTCGCGCTCTGGCGCACCCATCAGCCCGACGCGATGACGCTCGACCTCGCGATGCCCGGCATGGACGGCATCGGCGTGCTGCGCGAGCTGCGCCGCGACGGCCGCTCCGTGCCCGTCGTCGTGGTCTCCGCCTTCAGCCCCGCGCACGGGGCCCGCGCGGTCGACGCGCTCGCCGAGGGCGCCTTCGACCTCGTCGCCAAGCCCGCCGTCGGCGCCGGCCTCGACGGCTTCGCCGGCGAGCTCGCCGAGAAGGTGCACGCCGCCGCCGGCCTGCGCCGCCGCGGCCGCACCCCGCGCCGTCCCGGTGGCGCGCCCGCCGCCCCCGCCCGTGACGGCGCGCCCGCCACCGCCCCGGTCGCGCCGCCCGCCCCGCGGGCCGCGACCCGCGCGCGCACCGGCACCGAGCGCGTCGTGCTCATCGCCTCCTCGACCGGCGGCCCGCGCGCGCTGGCCGAGCTGATCCCCGCCCTCCCCGCGGAGCTCGGGCTCGGCTCGGTGATCGTGCAGCACATGCCGCCCGGCTTCACCGCCTCGCTCGCCGCGCGCCTGGACCGCACCGCGACCCTGACCGTCGCCGAGGCCCGCACCGGCGACGTGCTCGAGCCCGGCCGGCTGCTCATGTGCCCGGGCGGCAGCCACCTGCGGATCGGCCTCGACCGGCGGCTCGTGCTCAGCGACGCGCCCCCGGTGGGCGCGCTGCGTCCCCGCGCCGACCTCACGATCGACGACGCCGTCGCGGCCTGGGGCTCGCGGCTGCTGCTCGTCGTCCTCACCGGCATGGGCCGCGACGGGGAGGAGGGCGCCGCCAAGGTGAAGGCCGCCGGCGGCCGCGTCATCGTCGAGGACGAGTCGACCTGCACCGTCTACGGCATGCCCCGCGCGGTCGTCGAGGCCGGCCTGGCCGACCGCGTCGTCCCGCTGCACCAGCTCGCCGACGTCATCGCCGAGGAGGCCCTGCGATGA
- a CDS encoding flagellar motor switch protein FliM — MTDFLSPDEIEKLFERASEGNLPMETDRHQTGGRRARWLRTVDFTRPTKFSTDQERRLRRLLDTFCQNSTTRLVAEHRLPVEFEVIDVQQLTWANAFALLPDHSVHATIRTAPHEAKMLISAERALLCTALEGLLGGNAQDAVPERELSDLDLILVRRFISTLVELMSAGWFDLAEVTLETERIDTQTETVQVASGSEPTLVLTMEARLHRVTATVALLVPFAAIAPVGAAFSRRDEDEGRRDPGSVRALRAGLERVDVSIRAEVADTVMTLEQILALTPGDVVALNGRAGDDVTLWADRTPVHHGRAGRHSGRRAVQLTCPAEEET; from the coding sequence ATGACCGACTTCCTGTCGCCCGACGAGATCGAGAAGCTCTTCGAGCGCGCGTCGGAGGGCAACCTCCCGATGGAGACCGACCGTCACCAGACGGGCGGTCGCCGCGCGCGCTGGCTGCGCACCGTCGACTTCACGCGGCCGACGAAGTTCTCCACCGACCAGGAGCGGCGCCTGCGCCGGCTGCTCGACACGTTCTGCCAGAACAGCACGACGCGGCTCGTCGCCGAGCACCGGCTGCCCGTCGAGTTCGAGGTCATCGACGTGCAGCAGCTCACGTGGGCCAACGCGTTCGCGCTGCTGCCCGACCACTCCGTCCACGCGACGATCCGCACCGCCCCGCACGAGGCGAAGATGCTGATCAGCGCCGAGCGCGCGCTGCTGTGCACCGCCCTGGAGGGGCTGCTCGGCGGCAACGCGCAGGACGCGGTCCCCGAGCGCGAGCTCAGCGACCTCGACCTGATCCTCGTGCGCCGCTTCATCAGCACGCTCGTCGAGCTCATGTCCGCCGGCTGGTTCGACCTCGCGGAGGTCACCCTGGAGACCGAGCGGATCGACACCCAGACCGAGACGGTGCAGGTCGCGTCCGGCAGCGAGCCGACGCTCGTGCTCACGATGGAGGCGCGCCTGCACCGCGTCACCGCGACCGTCGCGCTGCTCGTCCCGTTCGCCGCGATCGCCCCCGTCGGCGCCGCGTTCAGCCGCCGCGACGAGGACGAGGGCCGCCGCGACCCGGGCTCCGTCCGCGCGCTGCGCGCCGGCCTGGAGCGCGTCGACGTCAGCATCCGCGCCGAGGTCGCCGACACCGTCATGACGCTCGAGCAGATCCTCGCGCTCACGCCCGGCGACGTCGTCGCGCTGAACGGCCGCGCCGGCGACGACGTCACGCTGTGGGCCGACCGCACC
- a CDS encoding flagellar hook capping FlgD N-terminal domain-containing protein, with the protein MPVTGVTTSTPAQPSTQTAAEQTLSLGKDAFLKMMVENLRNQDPTNAADSKEFVAQLSQMTSLEQITNMANATTSLAAETRDARAVGMLGKTVGYLDATKTRQEGVVGSVVAQDGTSYLKVGEALVSVGQVTDVR; encoded by the coding sequence ATGCCCGTCACCGGCGTCACGACCAGCACGCCCGCCCAGCCGTCCACCCAGACCGCCGCCGAGCAGACGCTCAGCCTCGGCAAGGACGCCTTCCTGAAGATGATGGTCGAGAACCTGCGCAACCAGGACCCGACCAACGCCGCCGACTCCAAGGAGTTCGTCGCCCAGCTCAGCCAGATGACGAGCCTGGAGCAGATCACGAACATGGCCAACGCCACGACGTCGCTGGCCGCCGAGACCCGCGACGCGCGCGCGGTCGGCATGCTCGGCAAGACCGTCGGCTACCTCGACGCCACCAAGACCCGCCAGGAGGGCGTCGTCGGCAGCGTCGTCGCGCAGGACGGCACCTCCTACCTCAAGGTCGGCGAGGCGCTCGTCTCCGTCGGCCAGGTCACGGACGTGCGCTGA
- a CDS encoding flagellar FlbD family protein: MIELHRLGRSREAFLVNPDLVQHVEAAPDTSVTLTTGTRYLVEETPAEVTAAIRAWRVTILAEGLAAAGRPTISLA, translated from the coding sequence ATGATCGAGCTCCACCGACTCGGGCGCAGCCGCGAGGCGTTCCTCGTGAACCCGGATCTCGTCCAGCACGTCGAGGCCGCGCCCGACACCTCGGTCACGCTGACGACCGGGACCCGCTACCTCGTCGAGGAGACCCCCGCGGAGGTGACCGCGGCGATCCGCGCCTGGCGCGTCACCATCCTCGCCGAGGGCCTCGCGGCGGCCGGACGGCCGACGATCAGCCTCGCCTGA
- a CDS encoding flagellar hook-length control protein FliK, translating into MRTSPVAEPPGAPPGGRARNEARPADPSGFPALLTETTARTAPAEGHRTETPRERRDLRRDHDGRLRRDDARRDERPAALAASAPDAPAAGGPASPELQDPEATAAPTAVPAPPAGATPAVPVLPTVPGATAPESVPTTETGDPGAVGGTAPTVLPGLGGAGTEGVPTAATGAPVAAGADADDLPGDAAPTGTAAPAPTPAPGLPGGPPLAAGAPAADGQTTAAGDATAAPTTAGERADGAPAAPAAAAPTPAAPAPAPTSAATAAPAPTAPAPAPAPGELPQAWAQRGLAQTVDRMIDLVHVATARGVARARLQLHPQELGGIEVRLRQSVDGLVAQITAQNGDAVQAVAQAGAELRRSLEERGLQLASLDIRLAADGDAGSPWQQHAQARGREDAPGRAATTAAIADALADTDPDLVTDPAPSAAAPAGALVDVVA; encoded by the coding sequence ATGCGGACATCCCCAGTCGCGGAGCCGCCCGGCGCTCCGCCCGGCGGACGGGCCCGCAACGAGGCCCGCCCGGCGGACCCGTCGGGCTTCCCCGCGCTCCTCACCGAGACCACGGCCCGGACCGCCCCTGCGGAAGGCCACCGAACCGAGACGCCACGCGAGCGTCGCGACCTGCGACGCGACCACGACGGCCGGCTGCGCCGCGACGACGCGCGCCGCGACGAGCGGCCCGCCGCGCTCGCGGCCTCCGCCCCCGACGCGCCCGCCGCCGGCGGTCCCGCGTCCCCCGAGCTGCAGGACCCGGAGGCCACGGCCGCCCCGACCGCGGTCCCCGCGCCCCCGGCGGGCGCGACCCCCGCGGTCCCGGTCCTCCCCACCGTCCCCGGCGCGACGGCGCCGGAGTCCGTGCCCACCACCGAGACCGGGGACCCGGGCGCTGTCGGAGGGACGGCGCCCACGGTCCTCCCCGGCCTCGGCGGTGCGGGCACGGAAGGCGTCCCGACCGCGGCCACCGGTGCACCGGTGGCCGCGGGGGCGGACGCCGACGACCTTCCCGGCGACGCGGCCCCCACCGGCACCGCGGCGCCCGCGCCCACCCCCGCTCCGGGCCTGCCCGGCGGCCCGCCGCTCGCGGCCGGCGCGCCCGCCGCCGACGGGCAGACGACCGCGGCCGGCGACGCGACCGCCGCCCCGACGACCGCGGGCGAGCGCGCCGACGGCGCACCCGCCGCCCCGGCCGCCGCAGCACCGACCCCGGCCGCACCCGCACCGGCGCCCACGTCCGCGGCCACCGCCGCACCGGCCCCGACCGCGCCGGCGCCCGCCCCCGCGCCCGGCGAGCTGCCGCAGGCCTGGGCGCAGCGCGGCCTGGCCCAGACCGTCGACCGCATGATCGACCTCGTCCACGTCGCCACCGCCCGCGGCGTCGCCCGCGCCCGCCTGCAGCTGCACCCGCAGGAGCTCGGCGGCATCGAGGTCCGGCTGCGCCAGAGCGTCGACGGGCTCGTCGCCCAGATCACCGCGCAGAACGGGGACGCCGTCCAGGCCGTCGCGCAGGCCGGCGCCGAGCTGCGCCGCTCGCTCGAGGAGCGCGGCCTGCAGCTCGCCAGCCTCGACATCCGGCTCGCCGCCGACGGCGACGCCGGCTCCCCCTGGCAGCAGCACGCCCAGGCCCGCGGCCGCGAGGACGCCCCGGGCCGCGCGGCGACCACCGCAGCGATCGCCGACGCGCTCGCCGACACCGACCCCGACCTCGTCACCGACCCGGCCCCGTCGGCCGCCGCGCCCGCGGGGGCGCTCGTCGACGTCGTGGCCTGA
- a CDS encoding helix-turn-helix transcriptional regulator, whose translation MDNVTHRPSTIRGRRELYEAVMERLGERLGEPDLQIHDIAADTFASRRQIQRVMEEQDTTFRAELAKIRMDRAAELLASTTLPVREVAARVGYRQPAQFAKAFRLRHGSAPSAYRGEHGHGHRNGYGLVRSTAA comes from the coding sequence ATGGACAACGTCACGCATCGCCCGTCCACCATCCGTGGACGGCGCGAGCTCTACGAAGCGGTCATGGAGCGACTGGGCGAGCGGCTTGGCGAGCCGGATCTCCAGATCCATGACATCGCGGCGGACACGTTCGCCTCCCGCCGCCAGATCCAGCGGGTCATGGAGGAGCAGGACACGACCTTCCGCGCGGAGCTCGCGAAGATCCGCATGGACCGGGCGGCCGAGCTCCTCGCCTCCACCACCCTGCCGGTCCGCGAGGTCGCGGCCCGCGTCGGGTATCGCCAGCCCGCCCAGTTCGCGAAGGCGTTCCGGCTGCGTCACGGCTCGGCGCCCTCCGCGTACCGCGGTGAGCACGGGCACGGGCACCGCAACGGCTACGGACTGGTCCGCAGCACCGCGGCCTGA
- a CDS encoding chemotaxis protein CheA codes for MSEYLPMFVAECREHLQELNTAVVTLEERPDDRAVLDEIFRAAHSLKGMSATMGFEGVARLTHQMEDVFELLRQRNATLPAAVVDVLLECLDALEAAIDAIEASGGEQIDPDALISRLAALVREEDVEDPLADPGPRSGPAPAVVPELQDGERLLHVTVTLGPDAMMPAVRAFMVLAAIAEHGEVVSSSPTPDEVDDFAGRTIEATVVCGAEDDALVAACRSVEDVTDVRVEAPVPSAADAQEPAPLELATADGAPAPTPAAAATPTPVAPVAAPTPREAAAAGAQAAAAAAPAKKGATTVRVDAERLDQLMHAMGELVVQRTLVEGLAGEADIPGLTQAMQELTRTSHALQAMVMQIRMIPVEAVFLRFPRLVRDVSSKLGKQVDLDIVGQETELDRTVVDALGDPMVHLIRNALDHGLEGPDERVAAGKPATGTLSITARHAGGSIVIAVSDDGRGIDPQKVGARAVQRGLITAEQAATLDVAGAIELLFAPGFSTAETVGDLSGRGVGMDAVRTKIRALGGEVVLTAVPGQGTSAEIRLPLTLAIMSALLVDCDGLPYGIPLGRVERTMRVQDGIVRSVTGRRMLVLEEEAIPLLRGREVFGHKGDQAADAPEDQHIVLIRAGDRLVALSVGHLIGQTELVTRPLPPGVADAAAVSGAAVLSSGQIVLLADCDALADAAPTSTTTRTQEPLPS; via the coding sequence ATGTCCGAGTACCTCCCGATGTTCGTGGCCGAGTGCCGCGAGCACCTGCAGGAGCTGAACACCGCGGTCGTGACGCTCGAGGAGCGCCCCGACGACCGCGCGGTCCTCGACGAGATCTTCCGCGCCGCGCACTCGCTGAAGGGCATGAGCGCGACGATGGGCTTCGAGGGCGTCGCCCGGCTCACGCACCAGATGGAGGACGTCTTCGAGCTGCTGCGCCAGCGCAACGCGACGCTGCCCGCCGCGGTCGTCGACGTGCTGCTCGAGTGCCTCGACGCGCTCGAGGCCGCGATCGACGCGATCGAGGCGTCCGGTGGCGAGCAGATCGACCCCGATGCGCTGATCTCCCGCCTCGCCGCGCTCGTGCGCGAGGAGGACGTCGAGGATCCGCTCGCCGATCCCGGCCCGCGCTCCGGTCCCGCCCCGGCCGTCGTCCCCGAGCTCCAGGACGGGGAGCGGCTGCTGCACGTCACCGTCACGCTCGGCCCCGACGCGATGATGCCCGCGGTCCGCGCGTTCATGGTGCTCGCGGCCATCGCCGAGCACGGCGAGGTCGTCAGCAGCTCCCCGACCCCGGACGAGGTCGACGACTTCGCCGGCCGCACGATCGAGGCCACCGTCGTCTGCGGCGCGGAGGACGACGCGCTCGTCGCCGCCTGCCGCTCCGTCGAGGACGTCACCGACGTCCGCGTCGAGGCGCCCGTCCCGTCCGCCGCCGACGCGCAGGAGCCCGCCCCGCTGGAGCTCGCGACCGCCGACGGCGCGCCCGCCCCGACGCCGGCCGCTGCGGCGACCCCGACCCCGGTCGCCCCCGTCGCCGCCCCCACCCCGCGCGAGGCGGCCGCGGCCGGCGCGCAGGCCGCCGCCGCGGCCGCACCGGCGAAGAAGGGCGCCACCACCGTGCGCGTCGACGCCGAGCGCCTGGACCAGCTGATGCACGCGATGGGCGAGCTCGTCGTCCAGCGCACGCTCGTCGAGGGCCTCGCCGGCGAGGCCGACATCCCCGGCCTGACCCAGGCGATGCAGGAGCTCACCCGCACCTCGCACGCCCTCCAGGCGATGGTCATGCAGATCCGCATGATCCCCGTGGAGGCGGTCTTCCTGCGCTTCCCGCGGCTCGTCCGCGACGTCTCCAGCAAGCTCGGCAAGCAGGTCGACCTCGACATCGTCGGGCAGGAGACCGAGCTCGACCGCACCGTCGTCGACGCGCTCGGCGACCCGATGGTCCACCTGATCCGCAACGCGCTCGACCACGGCCTCGAAGGCCCCGACGAGCGCGTCGCCGCAGGCAAGCCCGCGACCGGCACGCTGTCGATCACCGCACGGCACGCCGGCGGCAGCATCGTCATCGCGGTCAGCGACGACGGCCGCGGCATCGACCCGCAGAAGGTCGGCGCCCGCGCCGTGCAGCGCGGCCTGATCACCGCCGAGCAGGCGGCGACGCTCGACGTCGCCGGCGCGATCGAGCTGCTGTTCGCGCCCGGGTTCAGCACCGCCGAGACCGTCGGCGACCTGTCCGGCCGCGGCGTCGGCATGGACGCGGTCCGCACGAAGATCCGCGCGCTCGGAGGCGAGGTCGTCCTCACCGCCGTGCCCGGCCAGGGCACCAGCGCCGAGATCCGGCTGCCCCTGACGCTCGCGATCATGAGCGCCCTGCTCGTCGACTGCGACGGCCTGCCCTACGGCATCCCGCTCGGTCGCGTCGAGCGGACGATGCGCGTCCAGGACGGCATCGTGCGCTCGGTCACCGGGCGGCGGATGCTCGTCCTCGAGGAGGAGGCGATCCCGCTCCTGCGCGGCCGCGAGGTCTTCGGCCACAAGGGCGACCAGGCCGCCGACGCCCCCGAGGACCAGCACATCGTCCTGATCCGCGCCGGGGACCGTCTCGTCGCGCTGTCGGTCGGCCACCTGATCGGCCAGACCGAGCTCGTCACCCGCCCGCTGCCGCCCGGGGTCGCCGACGCCGCCGCGGTGTCCGGCGCGGCCGTCCTCTCCAGCGGGCAGATCGTCCTGCTGGCCGACTGCGACGCCCTCGCGGACGCCGCCCCCACCTCGACCACCACGCGCACCCAGGAGCCCCTGCCGTCATGA
- a CDS encoding chemotaxis protein CheC, with amino-acid sequence MTTYSDLQLDALRELANIGSGQAAASLSSLLGKPTDISVPTAAALPLADAVAVAGQPDEERHGILVPIIGDMQAAVVLLVPDEDAQTLCSVYGLDPHSDDGRSMLQEVGNILGTSYINVLAQMTGMALEPAPPQVVHDMLGAILASVLMGRGEDLEVALVLDSDLTVEGEECSMSFLLLPESGGVEDLLARLGL; translated from the coding sequence ATGACCACGTACTCCGACCTCCAGCTCGACGCCCTGCGGGAGCTGGCGAACATCGGCTCCGGCCAGGCCGCCGCGTCGCTGTCGTCGCTGCTGGGCAAGCCCACCGACATCTCCGTGCCCACGGCCGCGGCGCTGCCGCTCGCCGACGCGGTCGCCGTCGCCGGCCAGCCCGACGAGGAGCGCCACGGCATCCTCGTCCCGATCATCGGCGACATGCAGGCCGCCGTCGTGCTGCTCGTGCCCGACGAGGACGCGCAGACGCTCTGCAGCGTCTACGGCCTGGACCCGCACAGCGACGACGGCCGCTCGATGCTGCAGGAGGTCGGGAACATCCTCGGCACCTCCTACATCAACGTGCTCGCCCAGATGACCGGCATGGCGCTCGAGCCCGCGCCGCCGCAGGTCGTCCACGACATGCTCGGCGCGATCCTCGCGTCCGTCCTCATGGGCCGCGGCGAGGACCTCGAGGTCGCCCTCGTGCTCGACAGCGACCTGACCGTCGAGGGCGAGGAGTGCTCGATGTCCTTCCTCCTGCTGCCCGAGAGCGGCGGCGTCGAGGACCTCCTCGCGCGGCTCGGGCTGTAG
- a CDS encoding chemotaxis protein CheW → MSDRNDARQLVVFTLGEEEYALPISYVHEIIRYTEPRTVASADHSVRGVISLRGKILPVFDLATRLGITAGEPEERSKIVIVETGSEMAGVVVDSVEEVLTVEEQLIDDGSALGGISGAVIDGIAKIDDRLVVLLSPEAIVAIGADFSSAQAEVAAAATVRPEDVAVGADEAASDVAVAA, encoded by the coding sequence ATGTCCGACCGCAACGACGCCCGTCAGCTCGTCGTCTTCACCCTCGGTGAGGAGGAGTACGCGCTGCCGATCAGCTACGTCCACGAGATCATCCGGTACACCGAGCCGCGCACCGTCGCGTCGGCCGACCACAGCGTCCGCGGCGTCATCAGCCTGCGCGGCAAGATCCTTCCGGTCTTCGACCTCGCCACCCGCCTGGGGATCACCGCGGGCGAGCCGGAGGAGCGCTCCAAGATCGTCATCGTCGAGACCGGCAGCGAGATGGCCGGCGTCGTCGTCGACTCCGTCGAGGAGGTCCTCACCGTCGAGGAGCAGCTGATCGACGACGGCAGCGCGCTCGGCGGCATCTCCGGCGCCGTCATCGACGGCATCGCCAAGATCGACGACCGGCTCGTCGTCCTGCTCAGCCCCGAGGCGATCGTCGCCATCGGCGCCGACTTCAGCTCCGCCCAGGCCGAGGTCGCGGCCGCCGCCACCGTCCGTCCCGAGGACGTCGCGGTCGGCGCCGACGAGGCCGCGTCCGACGTCGCGGTCGCCGCGTAG
- a CDS encoding CheR family methyltransferase, whose product MSIVERTAHDPYPEFTAGLRRLTGIDLDQYKRPQMERRIRTWITARHGDDDLLAELRRLRADDEELDAFLDRMTINVSQLWRNPEQWERIGRDVLPDLRAAGPARPLRIWSAGCSYGAEAYTLAAHVLDAGPGVRAEIVGTDIDNRVVARARRGIFSDADARDAPRDALLRHFEQTADGTWAARPALRALVRFEQGDLLRVRPRREHHDLILCRNTVIYFTEEVRDALHERLVEALRPGGYLIVGATERVARAADLGLEPTHPFTYRKVG is encoded by the coding sequence ATGAGCATCGTGGAACGCACCGCGCACGACCCGTACCCCGAGTTCACCGCCGGCCTGCGGCGCCTGACCGGGATCGACCTGGACCAGTACAAGCGCCCGCAGATGGAGCGCCGGATCCGCACCTGGATCACCGCGCGCCACGGCGACGACGACCTGCTCGCCGAGCTGCGGCGGCTGCGCGCCGACGACGAGGAGCTCGACGCGTTCCTCGACCGCATGACGATCAACGTCAGCCAGCTGTGGCGCAACCCCGAGCAGTGGGAGCGGATCGGCCGCGACGTGCTGCCCGACCTGCGCGCCGCCGGCCCGGCACGGCCGCTGCGGATCTGGAGCGCCGGCTGCTCCTACGGGGCGGAGGCGTACACGCTCGCCGCGCACGTGCTCGACGCCGGTCCCGGCGTCCGCGCCGAGATCGTCGGCACCGACATCGACAACCGGGTCGTCGCCCGGGCCCGGCGCGGGATCTTCTCCGACGCCGACGCGCGCGACGCCCCGCGCGACGCGCTGCTGCGCCACTTCGAGCAGACCGCCGACGGCACCTGGGCGGCGCGGCCCGCGCTGCGCGCGCTCGTGCGCTTCGAGCAGGGCGACCTGCTGCGGGTCCGCCCGCGGCGCGAGCACCACGACCTGATCCTCTGCCGCAACACGGTCATCTACTTCACCGAGGAGGTCCGCGACGCGCTGCACGAGCGGCTCGTCGAGGCGCTCCGGCCGGGCGGCTACCTCATCGTCGGCGCGACCGAGCGGGTCGCGCGCGCCGCCGACCTCGGCCTCGAGCCGACGCACCCGTTCACCTACCGGAAGGTCGGCTGA
- a CDS encoding TIGR02530 family flagellar biosynthesis protein, translating to MSVLPNPALVPPGVSGPVGPPPTQPARTQQTSGPAFSELLAHRSHGVQFSNHALQRLGRRGIEVDQATLQRLDDGVTRAAGKGARETVVLVDQSAFVVSVRNRTVITAIDREQMRDHVFTNIDSAVIA from the coding sequence ATGAGCGTCCTCCCGAACCCCGCGCTGGTGCCCCCGGGCGTCTCGGGGCCGGTCGGGCCGCCTCCCACCCAGCCCGCCCGGACGCAACAGACGTCCGGTCCGGCCTTCAGCGAGCTGCTCGCCCACCGATCACACGGGGTGCAGTTCTCCAACCACGCGCTCCAGCGGCTCGGTCGCCGCGGCATCGAGGTCGACCAGGCCACGCTGCAGCGCCTCGACGACGGCGTCACCCGCGCCGCCGGCAAGGGCGCGCGCGAGACCGTCGTGCTCGTCGACCAGAGCGCGTTCGTCGTGTCGGTCCGCAACCGGACCGTGATCACCGCCATCGATCGCGAGCAGATGCGCGATCACGTCTTCACCAACATCGACAGCGCCGTCATCGCCTAG
- a CDS encoding flagellar hook-basal body complex protein produces MIRGMFSAISGLRNHQIMLDVTANNLANVNTVGFKSSRASFKDQLQQTYQFGTAAGPTTGGLNGRQVGLGVQLGTIDNQMGSGSLQATGNPLDVAIQGDGWFRVGLGAPPAMPTETQYTRAGNFRRNDQGYLVTADGYYVMGRTGTTDAYIQIPLGATDTIVGEDGSVSYIPSGGGARTSAGTISLAQFPNEEGLTRVSGNRWIADPASGTEIVGTPGGTFGVTTSGTLEMSNVDLAAEFTQMIVAQRGFQANSRVISTSDEMLQDLVNLKR; encoded by the coding sequence ATGATCCGAGGCATGTTCAGCGCCATCAGCGGTCTGCGCAACCACCAGATCATGCTCGACGTGACGGCCAACAACCTGGCGAACGTCAACACCGTCGGGTTCAAGAGCAGCCGCGCGTCGTTCAAGGACCAGCTGCAGCAGACCTACCAGTTCGGCACCGCCGCCGGCCCGACCACGGGTGGCCTCAACGGCCGGCAGGTCGGCCTCGGCGTCCAGCTCGGCACGATCGACAACCAGATGGGCTCCGGCTCCCTGCAGGCGACCGGCAACCCGCTCGACGTCGCGATCCAGGGCGACGGCTGGTTCCGCGTCGGCCTCGGCGCCCCGCCCGCGATGCCGACCGAGACCCAGTACACGCGCGCCGGCAACTTCCGCCGCAACGACCAGGGCTACCTCGTCACCGCCGACGGCTACTACGTCATGGGCCGCACCGGCACCACCGACGCCTACATCCAGATCCCGCTCGGCGCGACCGACACGATCGTCGGCGAGGACGGCTCGGTCTCCTACATCCCGTCCGGCGGCGGCGCGCGCACGAGCGCGGGCACGATCTCACTGGCGCAGTTCCCCAACGAGGAGGGGCTCACCCGCGTGTCCGGCAACCGCTGGATCGCCGACCCCGCGTCCGGCACCGAGATCGTCGGCACCCCCGGCGGCACGTTCGGCGTGACGACCTCCGGCACGCTCGAGATGAGCAACGTCGACCTCGCCGCCGAGTTCACCCAGATGATCGTCGCCCAGCGCGGCTTCCAGGCGAACTCGCGCGTGATCTCGACGTCCGACGAGATGCTGCAGGACCTCGTGAACCTCAAGCGCTGA